The nucleotide sequence ATATCTTTGTCATTCGAGACGGAATCATCAAGACTCCCGATTTAAGCCTGGGAGCGTTAGGTGGCATCACAAGAGCCACAATCCTTGAAATCGCCCGGGAAGAAGGACTCCCCTTTAGGGAAACAAACCTCACCCGGTATGATCTTTACACAGCTGATGAAATATTCATGACTGGAAGTGGGGCAGAGCTTATGCCCATTACAGCTGTTGACGGAAGGGATATCCCCTATAAAAAGGATGGATTAACCAAAAGACTTCATGGTAAATTCGTACAAAAGGTCAATGAATAGGATAGATTATGAACGAAAAAGACAAAGCTATATACCATATTGATATACTATTACGTAACAAAGATAAGAATATTACGAATCATGAAGATATGCAGAAGGCTTTGTCTGAAGTCGGTATCTATAAAAATACAGAGTCGATTAAAAAATACCTGGCGGACATGCGTTCCGCCGGAGCACCTATAGTCAAAGAGAAAGGTTGTTATCGTTATGAGAATAAGCATTATATCCATCCTCTAGTAGAGTTAACTCCCGATGATTACCTTCAGTTCCAGTTCACCATTGCAGGACTGGAAGTCTATAAGAACACCCCGCTCTATCATCATTCTCAGGAGCTTTTACGCAAATTCACTACAGAAGATGATCAAAATATTGATAACTGGCTCCATCAGCATGTAAGTATCTTACCCGAATCCTGGGTATCTATTCAGGAAGAGGTATGGAATCATTTATTGGAAAGTCTGAACAATAGCCATTATGTGATTATTGAATACCAGAGAGACTCCTCAGTGGAAGCCAAAAAAGTGACTCTTGAGCCCTATCATATATACTTTGTCAAAGGGAATTGGTACTTAATAGGGCGCAATAAATCACGGGATCGTTTTACCACCTATGCCCTATCCAGAATCAATCAGGTCTCAGTTTTGGAAGAGCAGTTCAAAAGGGAAAGCTTTGATTTTGAAAGTTTTATTGATCAGGATAATTACGGATTCTTTGGGGCCTC is from Spirochaeta cellobiosiphila DSM 17781 and encodes:
- a CDS encoding helix-turn-helix transcriptional regulator — protein: MNEKDKAIYHIDILLRNKDKNITNHEDMQKALSEVGIYKNTESIKKYLADMRSAGAPIVKEKGCYRYENKHYIHPLVELTPDDYLQFQFTIAGLEVYKNTPLYHHSQELLRKFTTEDDQNIDNWLHQHVSILPESWVSIQEEVWNHLLESLNNSHYVIIEYQRDSSVEAKKVTLEPYHIYFVKGNWYLIGRNKSRDRFTTYALSRINQVSVLEEQFKRESFDFESFIDQDNYGFFGASSSPFLVKVLVDINKGHWIYERRWTADQKLSPYDDTNLLLEFYANNEWEVRYLILSWGASVQVLEPKDLVDNIKEELHHTLSKYQTKS